In Papaver somniferum cultivar HN1 chromosome 1, ASM357369v1, whole genome shotgun sequence, a genomic segment contains:
- the LOC113335481 gene encoding uncharacterized protein LOC113335481: MAEVMKYKRLGIVVILLLIVIKIECQGPATSPEPSTGRDDMPGDSLPSPPPPSHGGGVSYFIWIVVTVLVVAGVGVRSYYIFVRTPELMEMKTPDNTSPQVSPLSQSPDHLTIEMSELGRHDDVSRRTN, encoded by the exons ATGGCTGAAGTAATGAAATACAAAAGACTCGGGATTGTCGTCATTTTACTTTTGATTGTAATTAAG ATCGAATGCCAGGGACCTGCTACTTCTCCTGAGCCGTCTACTGGCAGAGATGATATGCCGGGGGACTCTTTGCCATCTCCACCGCCACCATCACATGGTGGTGGTGTTAGCTACTTCATTTGGATCGTTGTCACTGTTCTGGTCGTAGCTGGAGTCGGAGTTCGAAGCTACTACATATTTGTTCGGACTCCAGAACTGATGGAAATGAAAACCCCCGACAATACGTCCCCTCAAGTCTCCCCACTATCCCAATCGCCCGATCATTTGACTATAGAAATGTCTGAGCTCGGAAGGCATGATGATGTATCTAGGAGGACCAACTAG